In Neobacillus endophyticus, a single window of DNA contains:
- a CDS encoding MarR family winged helix-turn-helix transcriptional regulator produces MNKKMISEEEMQIWHMWKNSYKNIFGRVVKDMFEQTGLSEGDFGILDRLDLYGKGKLRQQELANSIDWTKSRLSHHLTRMEKRGLVIREPLDTERGVQVMITSFGKSTLDDARPVVSMAIREHFLDLLTEQDIEFITNLAERTKAKPSSSCNTPPS; encoded by the coding sequence ATGAATAAAAAAATGATAAGTGAAGAAGAAATGCAAATTTGGCATATGTGGAAAAACTCTTATAAGAACATTTTTGGACGCGTAGTAAAAGACATGTTCGAGCAAACTGGACTATCGGAGGGTGACTTTGGTATATTAGACCGATTGGATCTTTATGGAAAAGGTAAACTACGTCAACAAGAATTAGCAAACTCAATCGATTGGACCAAGAGTCGGTTGTCCCATCATTTAACGCGGATGGAAAAACGTGGACTTGTTATAAGGGAACCATTAGATACTGAACGAGGAGTCCAGGTAATGATTACTTCGTTCGGAAAATCAACTTTGGATGATGCCCGCCCTGTCGTTTCCATGGCAATACGTGAGCATTTTTTAGATTTATTAACCGAACAAGATATTGAGTTCATTACTAATCTGGCGGAAAGAACAAAAGCAAAGCCTTCATCGTCTTGTAATACTCCACCATCTTAA
- a CDS encoding SDR family NAD(P)-dependent oxidoreductase has protein sequence MHSKPVALVTGANKGIGLQISKDLEAHGFTVLVGLRNFEKGKRQQLALGKMYGPSNLMLPISILSRPQQNVSVIS, from the coding sequence ATGCATTCTAAACCTGTCGCCTTGGTTACTGGAGCTAATAAGGGAATTGGTCTTCAAATCTCAAAGGATCTTGAGGCACACGGATTCACTGTCCTTGTTGGGTTACGCAATTTTGAAAAAGGAAAAAGGCAGCAATTAGCGTTGGGGAAGATGTACGGGCCATCCAACTTGATGTTACCGATCAGTATTCTATCGAGACCTCAGCAGAATGTATCCGTAATAAGCTAG
- a CDS encoding SDR family NAD(P)-dependent oxidoreductase: protein MQLDVTDQYSIETSAECIRNKLGRIDVLINNAGISHGGEPGMKLEDVGKSGKTSVASNDEVRTVFETNVFGVIAVTQAMLPLLRKAPAARIVNVSSGSGSLTLNADPNYSHREMFGAVYSPSKTCP from the coding sequence ATCCAACTTGATGTTACCGATCAGTATTCTATCGAGACCTCAGCAGAATGTATCCGTAATAAGCTAGGTCGAATCGACGTACTTATCAACAACGCGGGCATATCGCATGGGGGTGAACCTGGAATGAAACTTGAAGATGTAGGTAAGTCAGGAAAAACAAGTGTTGCATCTAACGATGAGGTACGCACGGTGTTTGAGACAAACGTATTTGGTGTAATTGCTGTCACACAAGCGATGCTACCGCTTCTTCGTAAAGCTCCTGCTGCACGAATCGTCAACGTTTCGAGTGGATCAGGATCGCTAACACTCAACGCGGACCCCAACTATTCGCATCGAGAAATGTTCGGTGCAGTTTATAGCCCTTCAAAGACCTGCCCTTAA
- a CDS encoding aldo/keto reductase: MEYKKLGKSGLDVSELCLGSMSFGIPERGNTPWSLNEENSRPLIKKALELGMNFFSTANMYSDGTSEEILGRALKDFSRRDEVVIATKVFVPMRKGPNAMGLSRKTIMTEVDNSLRRLGTDYIDLYQIHRWDPNTPIEETMEALHDLVKAGKVRYIGASTMSAWQFAKAQHVAERNGWTRFISMENRLNLLYREEEREMLPFCKDDGVGVTPYLPFAAGRLTRDWNEQTSRSENDQVAKDLFTKTEEADRKVAERVAEVAANRGIPRAQVALAWLLQKEGVTAPIIGATKISHIEDAVSTLSIKLTSEEIKSLEELYVPHPMV, from the coding sequence ATGGAATATAAAAAACTCGGAAAGTCAGGTTTGGATGTTTCAGAACTATGTCTTGGAAGCATGAGCTTTGGCATACCTGAACGAGGAAATACACCATGGTCACTAAATGAAGAAAATAGCAGACCGCTCATTAAAAAAGCCCTTGAATTGGGCATGAATTTTTTCAGTACCGCTAATATGTACTCTGACGGCACAAGTGAAGAAATTCTTGGGCGAGCATTAAAGGACTTCTCTCGACGTGACGAAGTTGTCATTGCTACAAAAGTATTCGTTCCGATGCGTAAAGGTCCAAATGCAATGGGGCTTTCCCGAAAAACGATAATGACGGAAGTTGATAATAGTCTAAGACGCTTGGGTACAGACTACATCGACTTGTATCAAATCCATCGATGGGATCCTAACACACCGATTGAAGAGACAATGGAGGCACTTCATGATCTAGTTAAGGCAGGCAAGGTAAGGTATATCGGAGCATCCACCATGTCAGCTTGGCAGTTCGCAAAAGCTCAACATGTGGCAGAACGCAACGGTTGGACGCGTTTCATTTCCATGGAAAATAGACTTAACTTACTTTATCGAGAGGAAGAAAGAGAAATGCTACCTTTTTGTAAAGATGATGGAGTTGGCGTTACGCCATATTTACCTTTTGCTGCAGGTAGATTAACCCGAGATTGGAATGAACAGACCTCTCGATCAGAGAATGACCAAGTAGCAAAGGACCTGTTTACCAAGACAGAAGAAGCCGATCGCAAAGTGGCGGAAAGAGTGGCAGAGGTTGCTGCGAATCGAGGTATTCCACGCGCACAAGTCGCACTTGCATGGTTATTACAAAAGGAAGGGGTCACAGCACCGATTATTGGGGCGACCAAGATAAGCCATATCGAAGATGCAGTGTCGACGTTATCAATCAAATTGACATCTGAAGAGATTAAGAGTTTAGAAGAACTTTATGTACCACATCCAATGGTATAA
- a CDS encoding N-acetylmuramoyl-L-alanine amidase: MLTIHVKKVLAVCSVLVLSPIFFNPSQKQTAFADMSSSQLNANQSIAATVQANLLNVREHPSLSSKIIGYLKMGAKITVQEEQSGWAKMRSSSGVQGWVYEEYITKYAPAIEGPPIVGKIVAFNEKGQTQSTQSNHISNVPTMVPSISPNSQESLNEKTIVLDPGHGGKDDGTTAIDGVHEKLLTLLTAEAVKQKLENAGANVIMTRTDDSYVPLQQRADISNQKNADAFISVHYNWSSDPSINGITDFYYLHSSSLLASDILKEVVKTTGSNSDGTAYDNLSVLRNNSRPSTLIELGFLSNQNEELVVESAAYRDKVAQGVYQGLLDYFQSNTK; the protein is encoded by the coding sequence GTGCTAACAATTCATGTAAAGAAAGTACTAGCTGTTTGCAGTGTTCTTGTTCTATCACCCATATTTTTCAATCCTTCCCAAAAACAAACGGCTTTTGCAGATATGTCTTCTTCGCAATTAAATGCTAATCAGAGTATAGCAGCAACCGTACAAGCCAACCTATTAAACGTTCGAGAGCATCCAAGTTTAAGCAGCAAGATTATAGGTTATTTAAAAATGGGGGCAAAAATTACGGTTCAAGAGGAACAATCCGGATGGGCAAAAATGAGGTCTTCTTCTGGTGTTCAGGGGTGGGTGTATGAAGAATACATCACTAAATACGCACCTGCCATTGAAGGTCCACCAATAGTAGGAAAAATAGTTGCTTTCAACGAAAAGGGACAAACTCAATCGACACAATCAAATCATATTTCCAATGTTCCAACGATGGTTCCTTCGATTTCCCCAAATAGTCAGGAGTCCCTTAATGAGAAAACAATTGTGCTCGATCCCGGGCATGGTGGGAAAGATGATGGGACAACAGCAATCGATGGAGTACATGAAAAATTATTGACCTTATTAACGGCCGAAGCTGTTAAACAGAAGCTTGAAAACGCAGGTGCCAATGTCATTATGACCCGGACGGATGATAGTTATGTTCCTTTACAACAAAGGGCAGATATCTCAAATCAAAAAAATGCGGATGCTTTCATAAGCGTGCACTACAATTGGTCGAGCGACCCATCCATAAATGGAATAACAGATTTTTATTATCTACACTCCAGTAGCCTTTTAGCGTCGGATATTTTAAAGGAAGTCGTCAAAACAACAGGATCAAATTCCGACGGAACAGCATACGATAACCTAAGTGTTTTACGCAACAATTCGCGACCAAGCACTCTGATCGAGCTGGGCTTCCTCTCCAATCAAAATGAGGAATTGGTGGTCGAAAGCGCTGCTTATCGTGATAAAGTGGCTCAAGGCGTTTATCAAGGGTTACTCGACTATTTTCAATCTAATACTAAATAA
- a CDS encoding undecaprenyl-diphosphatase, producing MINGLAGHNYILDDLMIFFAKYALEFYALLFIIVWFTLPKRDIQYRHALVIAGLSGVLALVINVLISFIWFRPRPFTVFPKGIYIQLIPHSADPSFPSDHASGSFGFASGSWGHKWISRTFTVIAIIVMFSRVYVGVHYPTDVLASLVVGVFSGKITRRFSLLLFPITSFIAKVFKYGPLERHVISNKPTE from the coding sequence TTGATTAATGGGCTGGCAGGTCATAATTATATTTTAGATGACCTTATGATTTTCTTTGCAAAGTACGCATTGGAATTTTACGCATTATTATTTATCATTGTCTGGTTTACACTTCCTAAACGAGATATCCAATATCGACATGCACTCGTTATCGCAGGTCTGTCAGGTGTTTTGGCACTTGTAATTAATGTATTAATCTCATTTATATGGTTCCGTCCTCGGCCTTTTACAGTATTTCCAAAAGGTATATATATACAGCTTATTCCCCACAGCGCTGACCCTTCTTTCCCTAGTGATCATGCATCCGGTAGTTTTGGTTTTGCTTCGGGGTCTTGGGGGCACAAATGGATTAGCAGAACCTTTACGGTAATCGCGATTATTGTTATGTTTTCTCGTGTTTATGTAGGCGTCCATTATCCTACAGATGTATTAGCAAGTTTAGTGGTTGGTGTATTTTCCGGTAAAATCACGAGACGATTTTCACTCCTACTTTTTCCAATAACCTCTTTTATTGCAAAAGTCTTTAAATATGGACCATTGGAGAGGCATGTCATTTCAAACAAGCCTACCGAATAA
- a CDS encoding MGDG synthase family glycosyltransferase, whose translation MNKKILIISSDYTGHGHKSIAESLQEKIEKNEQTQIHVVDGFSLGGTALLNIGKSYGPITRYSTQLWNAIWHVSALNSYAIDKGVENLIKDNFMALLNEVKPDVILSIHPNFNGSVINILRKEKIQIPFGTLIADLVNIYPLWCDPRADFILSPTKEAKRKCLEYGVPKEKIHVVGFPVRERFLGHKRKPFESKSEHNFLLMSGGEGVGDMNAIAENLLNHFDCTVTIIAGRNETLKADLENFLKPRFDKRVEVLGFTQNIQDLMLAADIGIMRGSPNTMFEAVATNLPMIITGALPGQEKDNPLFAEKHLLGVYCQANEYLKPIIDQLLANDGEKLKKIMESQRKFINPHAAQDILDYVMSAQKATLKSRKRRRTPLVLATRKSFKKFKRRKPLKKLIRRVG comes from the coding sequence GTGAATAAAAAAATCCTGATAATTTCATCTGATTACACTGGTCACGGGCATAAAAGCATAGCTGAATCATTGCAGGAAAAAATCGAAAAAAACGAACAAACACAAATACATGTTGTGGATGGCTTCTCATTAGGAGGAACAGCATTATTAAATATTGGTAAATCATATGGTCCAATTACAAGATATTCTACCCAATTATGGAATGCAATATGGCATGTTTCTGCATTGAATTCATATGCGATTGATAAAGGTGTAGAAAATCTGATTAAAGACAATTTTATGGCTTTGTTAAACGAAGTGAAACCGGATGTAATCCTGTCGATTCACCCAAACTTTAACGGTTCCGTCATTAACATTTTAAGAAAAGAAAAAATTCAAATTCCTTTTGGTACTCTTATTGCGGATTTGGTTAATATATATCCATTATGGTGCGATCCCAGAGCTGACTTTATTTTAAGCCCTACTAAAGAAGCAAAGAGAAAATGCTTAGAGTATGGCGTGCCTAAAGAAAAAATTCATGTTGTAGGATTCCCTGTTCGTGAGCGATTCCTAGGGCATAAAAGAAAACCATTTGAAAGTAAATCTGAACATAACTTTTTATTAATGAGTGGGGGCGAAGGCGTAGGGGATATGAATGCGATTGCGGAAAACCTGCTTAATCACTTTGATTGCACAGTGACCATCATAGCGGGAAGAAATGAAACATTAAAAGCAGATTTAGAAAATTTCCTGAAACCTCGTTTTGATAAACGTGTAGAAGTTTTAGGCTTCACCCAGAACATTCAGGATCTCATGCTTGCTGCTGATATTGGCATCATGAGAGGAAGCCCAAATACCATGTTCGAAGCGGTTGCAACAAATTTACCAATGATTATTACAGGAGCACTGCCAGGACAGGAAAAAGATAATCCGTTATTTGCAGAAAAACATCTTTTAGGTGTGTACTGTCAGGCCAACGAATATCTGAAACCGATTATCGATCAGTTATTGGCTAATGATGGAGAAAAATTGAAAAAAATAATGGAATCTCAAAGAAAGTTTATCAATCCACATGCTGCACAGGATATTTTAGATTATGTCATGTCGGCCCAAAAAGCAACGTTGAAATCAAGGAAAAGAAGAAGAACTCCTCTAGTTCTTGCTACAAGGAAATCTTTTAAAAAGTTCAAACGGAGAAAGCCTTTAAAAAAGTTAATTCGGAGAGTTGGATAA
- a CDS encoding helix-turn-helix domain-containing protein, with product MASGTPITGIAQIWGVSRTTVYRFLEKKFTLLLYPPSSFLT from the coding sequence GTGGCAAGTGGAACACCTATTACAGGTATTGCTCAAATTTGGGGCGTTTCCAGAACAACTGTTTATCGATTTCTAGAAAAGAAATTCACTTTGCTTCTGTATCCCCCATCATCTTTTCTCACTTAG
- a CDS encoding VOC family protein: MINAAHIILYSTKPEADRVFIRDVLGLSGIDAGDGWLIFKLPPAEIAVHPTDMVGKHEFYFMCDDIEKTLTELTAKGVIISEPIIHHSWGNLAFIKLPSGAELAIYQPHHPTAYNIEG; this comes from the coding sequence ATGATTAATGCTGCACACATTATTCTTTATAGTACCAAACCAGAGGCTGACCGAGTCTTCATTCGTGATGTGCTCGGTTTATCAGGGATTGACGCAGGTGATGGATGGCTGATCTTCAAACTACCGCCTGCCGAGATCGCCGTGCATCCTACAGACATGGTGGGAAAACATGAGTTTTACTTTATGTGCGATGATATAGAAAAGACACTTACAGAACTTACCGCTAAGGGCGTCATAATCTCAGAGCCGATCATTCATCATAGTTGGGGTAATCTCGCTTTCATTAAACTTCCAAGTGGGGCTGAGCTCGCGATATACCAACCACATCATCCTACAGCTTACAACATTGAAGGCTGA
- a CDS encoding tetratricopeptide repeat protein, with protein MKQPFFNCLNNGDIKSAEIIILSQPKNVVQEWLVEYGFDTNSITAYTFAWQMIQEDESADNHFFASTLMATALCHMTGGYATALYHARRAVELNPEDIDLWEWLLFFYEIPDKLVSREEAEVITKKVLEVKPDSEPAKATLNFDTWYQNKSRNDH; from the coding sequence ATGAAGCAACCGTTTTTTAATTGCCTAAATAACGGTGATATTAAGAGTGCAGAAATCATTATCTTAAGTCAACCAAAAAATGTTGTTCAGGAATGGTTAGTGGAATATGGATTTGATACTAATTCGATCACTGCATATACTTTTGCATGGCAGATGATACAGGAAGACGAGTCTGCCGATAATCATTTTTTTGCAAGCACCTTAATGGCAACAGCACTTTGTCATATGACAGGTGGATATGCAACTGCACTTTATCATGCACGTCGAGCCGTAGAACTTAATCCGGAAGATATTGATTTGTGGGAATGGTTACTTTTCTTTTATGAAATACCTGACAAATTGGTGAGTCGTGAGGAAGCAGAGGTCATTACCAAGAAGGTTTTGGAAGTAAAACCTGATAGTGAACCAGCCAAAGCAACCCTAAATTTTGATACGTGGTATCAAAATAAAAGCAGAAATGATCATTGA
- the istA gene encoding IS21 family transposase, translated as MAQFHNIKFLKEVEGLSQRQIAKKLGISRNTVSKYLKQNEPPTTINRQKVYGKKESSDEIKRVLPIIDQWLEEDFKRWGKQKHTAARIFRRLEDEYQFKGSESNLRKVVAKRKKKLQEIFIPLDFQLGHQFQFDWGEADIFLQGRIQRVYLYCIQLSASRVRFVRAYLHLKQEAFLDGFVHAFEFFGGVPTEGLFDNLKTAVEKILQGRDRLEQEAFLALQAHYLFKAEFCNVRSGNEKGRVEGNVGYIRRNAFVPLPNVQSMDELNDYLLEWCLKEAEQRTVPYTKETVAQMWEKEKEYFHPLPEKRFEACKLVSCRVDKTSLVTIETNKYSVPCRFVGQTVWAKIFVDRLIIVAQNEVIAEHSRSYEQNQMFTILDHYLEILVKKPRAVRDAHAFQSSDIPEVFRRFHRKMREQEGAIGDRKFVRLLLLHREIGMEKLTQALLEAEKTQVFRYEVVHEKIQRLTNNSFMLENLSREKTPTNLLDYKILKSNIAQYGQLTGGQMK; from the coding sequence ATGGCTCAATTTCATAATATCAAATTTTTGAAAGAGGTAGAAGGACTGTCTCAGCGACAGATTGCCAAGAAACTTGGTATTTCAAGAAATACTGTAAGTAAATATCTTAAACAAAACGAACCGCCAACAACAATTAATAGGCAAAAGGTTTATGGAAAAAAGGAAAGTTCAGATGAAATCAAACGTGTCCTTCCTATCATAGATCAATGGCTTGAAGAGGATTTTAAGCGATGGGGAAAACAAAAACACACAGCTGCCCGGATCTTTAGAAGATTAGAAGATGAATATCAATTTAAAGGGTCAGAATCAAATCTTCGTAAGGTTGTCGCAAAACGCAAAAAGAAGCTTCAGGAAATCTTCATTCCTCTTGATTTTCAACTCGGCCACCAATTCCAATTCGACTGGGGAGAGGCGGATATATTTCTACAGGGTCGAATTCAACGTGTTTACCTCTATTGTATTCAGCTTTCTGCTAGTCGAGTACGATTTGTGAGAGCCTACCTCCATCTCAAACAAGAGGCTTTTCTTGATGGTTTTGTCCATGCGTTTGAGTTTTTTGGTGGAGTTCCAACTGAAGGTCTTTTTGATAATTTAAAAACAGCTGTGGAAAAAATTCTCCAAGGTAGAGATCGATTAGAACAGGAAGCATTCCTTGCCTTACAAGCTCACTATTTGTTTAAAGCAGAATTTTGTAATGTACGCTCAGGGAATGAAAAGGGGCGTGTCGAAGGCAATGTTGGATACATACGAAGAAACGCTTTCGTTCCATTACCAAATGTCCAATCAATGGATGAATTAAATGATTATCTATTGGAATGGTGTTTAAAAGAAGCCGAACAAAGAACTGTTCCTTACACAAAAGAAACTGTAGCCCAGATGTGGGAAAAAGAAAAAGAATACTTTCACCCACTCCCAGAAAAAAGATTTGAAGCTTGTAAACTCGTTTCCTGCCGAGTGGATAAAACATCACTGGTTACGATTGAGACCAATAAGTATTCTGTGCCGTGTCGTTTTGTTGGACAAACGGTATGGGCAAAAATTTTTGTCGACCGTTTGATCATTGTGGCTCAAAATGAAGTGATCGCTGAACATTCCCGTTCCTATGAACAGAATCAAATGTTTACAATTTTAGATCATTATTTAGAAATATTGGTTAAAAAACCACGTGCAGTACGAGATGCACATGCATTTCAATCATCTGATATTCCAGAAGTGTTCAGGCGTTTCCATCGAAAGATGAGAGAACAAGAAGGAGCCATAGGTGATCGGAAATTTGTTCGACTCCTCCTCCTTCATCGAGAAATTGGTATGGAGAAATTAACACAGGCACTTCTAGAAGCTGAAAAGACGCAAGTCTTTAGGTATGAAGTAGTCCATGAAAAAATCCAAAGGCTCACCAATAACAGTTTCATGCTTGAAAATCTTTCAAGAGAAAAAACGCCAACTAATCTACTAGACTATAAAATTCTAAAGTCTAACATAGCACAATATGGACAATTAACTGGGGGTCAGATGAAATGA
- the istB gene encoding IS21-like element helper ATPase IstB, with the protein MNTELLLDHMTKQLRIPTIAKQYRSLAREAEERNLSYEEFLLALLEAEVQTREENQKQRRLMQASFPIQKTLNTYDFSLMPSLNRNRFITLAKGEFVEKKENIIFLGNSGTGKTHLAISLGIEMIQNGYKTKFITASALVEELLMAHEEHKIGALEKKWLKFDVIIIDELGYVPFTKMGAELLFQFFSSRYERASVIITTNLEFTEWTTVFGDEKMTAALLDRLTHRSHIHLLNGESYRFRQSMKQKEVGEG; encoded by the coding sequence ATGAATACAGAATTATTATTAGACCATATGACAAAGCAATTAAGGATTCCTACAATCGCTAAACAGTATCGCTCTCTAGCGAGAGAAGCCGAAGAAAGAAATCTCAGCTATGAAGAATTCTTATTGGCATTATTAGAAGCAGAGGTTCAAACTAGGGAAGAAAACCAAAAACAGAGACGCCTTATGCAAGCTTCTTTTCCTATTCAAAAAACGTTAAACACTTATGACTTTAGTTTAATGCCGAGCTTAAATCGGAACCGTTTCATCACTCTTGCCAAAGGAGAATTCGTTGAGAAAAAGGAGAATATTATTTTTCTTGGGAATAGTGGCACTGGGAAAACACATTTAGCTATTAGCCTTGGAATAGAAATGATTCAGAACGGCTATAAAACAAAATTTATTACCGCTTCTGCGTTGGTAGAAGAACTCTTGATGGCCCATGAAGAGCATAAAATTGGGGCATTAGAAAAAAAGTGGCTCAAATTCGATGTGATCATTATTGATGAATTAGGGTACGTCCCCTTCACAAAAATGGGAGCAGAACTTTTATTTCAATTCTTTTCTAGCAGATATGAACGGGCAAGCGTGATCATTACGACCAATCTTGAATTTACGGAATGGACAACCGTATTTGGTGATGAAAAAATGACGGCAGCATTATTGGACCGTTTAACGCATCGGTCACACATCCACCTTCTAAATGGTGAATCATATCGATTTCGTCAAAGTATGAAGCAAAAAGAAGTCGGGGAAGGGTAA
- a CDS encoding alpha/beta fold hydrolase, producing MNTESASFIRINDYQLYVNLIGEGEPIVFLHGGPGSEHRFFLPYMTPLSNKFKLVFYDQRGCGKSDLSQNNEYSMKNEIENLESLRIKLGFEKINLFGESWGTMLALLYATTYPEKVNKILLTAALGVTSMGLEVFSKELEKTMTEDDKAKLSKLEDNLRNRNSSRDEIFNILDSYYVFSKETLKRKEKNIFNHEVNDAIGADMLNNYDVTENIHKISNIPVLVAQGNHDILKPSIIKELLIDYIPHMKLVEIEDCGHWTVVEQPEKMCDVALSFFE from the coding sequence ATGAATACTGAGAGTGCTAGTTTTATAAGAATCAACGATTACCAACTATATGTAAATCTTATAGGGGAAGGCGAACCGATTGTATTCCTTCACGGTGGACCTGGAAGTGAACATCGCTTTTTTCTCCCTTATATGACTCCATTATCAAACAAATTTAAGTTGGTCTTTTATGATCAGCGAGGTTGTGGGAAATCAGACCTTTCACAGAATAACGAATACTCAATGAAAAATGAAATTGAAAACTTAGAATCACTAAGAATAAAATTAGGATTTGAAAAAATTAACTTATTCGGTGAATCATGGGGAACCATGCTTGCTTTACTTTACGCAACTACTTACCCAGAAAAAGTAAATAAAATACTTTTAACTGCTGCATTAGGTGTCACATCTATGGGATTAGAAGTGTTCAGCAAAGAATTGGAAAAAACAATGACTGAAGACGATAAAGCTAAGCTCTCCAAATTGGAAGACAATCTTAGAAATAGGAACTCTTCAAGGGATGAGATTTTTAATATATTGGATTCCTATTATGTTTTTTCTAAGGAAACTTTAAAACGGAAAGAAAAAAACATTTTTAATCATGAGGTTAATGATGCAATAGGAGCTGATATGCTAAACAACTACGATGTCACAGAGAATATCCATAAGATTTCAAACATCCCCGTCCTTGTTGCTCAAGGAAATCACGACATTTTAAAACCTTCTATAATTAAAGAGCTATTGATTGATTATATTCCCCATATGAAGTTGGTGGAAATCGAGGATTGTGGTCATTGGACTGTTGTTGAGCAGCCAGAAAAGATGTGCGATGTGGCATTAAGTTTTTTTGAATAA
- a CDS encoding recombinase family protein produces the protein MMKIGYVRVSSVDQNPGRQFQQLNEIGMDIIFEEKLSGATQDRPELQKMLESLQQGDIIFVTDLTRITRSTRDLFELVDHIKRKNANLKSLKDTWLDLSEENPYSQFLMTVMGGVNQLERDLIRMRQREGIDLAKKEGKYRGRVKKYHDKHAGINYAIKLYREGKMTVKQICEITNVSRSALYRKLSEVNN, from the coding sequence ATGATGAAAATCGGTTATGTACGAGTGAGTTCTGTTGACCAGAACCCTGGAAGGCAGTTTCAGCAACTGAACGAAATTGGAATGGACATTATCTTTGAAGAGAAGCTGTCTGGAGCGACACAAGATCGACCAGAGTTGCAAAAAATGTTGGAATCCCTTCAACAAGGGGACATCATTTTTGTTACGGATCTTACTCGAATTACTCGTAGCACAAGAGATTTATTTGAATTAGTGGATCACATCAAAAGGAAAAATGCGAACTTGAAGTCCTTAAAAGACACCTGGTTAGATCTATCGGAAGAGAATCCCTATAGTCAATTTTTAATGACGGTTATGGGTGGGGTAAACCAATTAGAGCGCGATCTCATTCGAATGCGTCAACGTGAAGGAATTGATTTAGCAAAAAAGGAAGGGAAATACCGGGGCAGAGTTAAAAAGTATCACGATAAACATGCTGGGATTAACTATGCAATAAAGCTTTATCGAGAAGGGAAGATGACCGTAAAGCAAATTTGTGAAATTACGAATGTTTCAAGATCAGCTTTATATCGAAAATTATCCGAAGTTAACAACTAA